One genomic segment of Helicoverpa zea isolate HzStark_Cry1AcR chromosome 22, ilHelZeax1.1, whole genome shotgun sequence includes these proteins:
- the LOC124641633 gene encoding homeobox protein 2-like: protein MLPVVLLSVFTTSLAFTTHRYDVYESYGEYRPIAPLTDNIYSSGSSNGRRPVQTYELPRKVDGVVSSGVLNQGPVINGNEWRWADVQHSYQYPNQRNYRPVPLNRVAVTQPTKNFIFFQNSDQNRKYDTGTVSPPVSKHDQAVNKIDEANKLNKTEGNGYVSNISTQSHDVNRTFVINQQITWNYDQQGFNQDNANVSTRSIDSNSNFNYLTPKQDTDKIYLPTKTNNTSVYNNKTSQFDVNTNYSSDNNKVRSEPNANVDRFNNETNEPRYGTKTTADNEVTPKIELKPEKDDDRWVWGNADDKIVETTTLVNLDDRAAFTGNACPQGKVKVGDRCVTRDS, encoded by the coding sequence ATGTTGCCAGTGGTACTGTTATCGGTGTTTACAACAAGTTTGGCGTTCACGACGCATCGGTACGATGTTTATGAAAGTTATGGTGAATATCGCCCCATCGCTCCCCTCACAGACAATATTTACTCGAGCGGGAGCAGCAATGGACGGCGACCTGTGCAAACTTACGAGTTACCGAGGAAAGTTGATGGTGTTGTGTCAAGTGGTGTGTTGAACCAAGGACCTGTAATTAACGGCAATGAGTGGCGTTGGGCTGATGTGCAGCACAGTTATCAGTACCCAAACCAGAGGAATTACAGACCGGTCCCTTTGAACAGAGTGGCCGTCACTCAACCAACTAAgaacttcatattttttcaaaattccgatcaaaatagaaaatatgatACAGGTACTGTAAGTCCGCCAGTTTCGAAGCACGATCAAGCTGTCAATAAAATTGATGaagctaataaattaaataaaacagaaggGAATGGGTATGTTTCAAACATTAGCACACAATCGCATGACGTCAACCGTACATTTGTCATTAATCAACAAATTACCTGGAATTATGACCAGCAAGGTTTTAACCAAGACAATGCTAATGTTTCTACTAGAAGCATCGACTCTAACAGCAATTTCAACTATTTAACTCCAAAACAAGATACTGATAAGATTTATCTCCCAACGAAAACAAATAACACATCCgtttataataacaaaacaagCCAATTTGATGTAAACACGAATTATAGCAGTGACAATAACAAGGTTAGGAGCGAACCCAATGCCAACGTGGATCGTTTTAATAATGAAACCAATGAGCCTAGATACGGAACCAAAACCACAGCTGACAACGAAGTGACTCCCAAAATAGAATTGAAACCAGAAAAGGATGACGACAGATGGGTTTGGGGTAACGCTGACGACAAGATTGTGGAGACCACGACCCTGGTGAATCTTGATGATAGAGCTGCTTTCACAGGTAACGCCTGTCCTCAGGGGAAAGTCAAGGTTGGAGATAGATGCGTCACTCGTGACTCGTGA